The Thermoplasmatales archaeon DNA segment CTTTTGTTATAGTTCCCATTCCAAGTATTCCAAGTATTCCTGCTATCAAACCAATCAGTCCAAGAATCATTGCCAGATATGCATACTGATCGCTTGTAAGGTCAATTCTGCCAGAATAGTGCGCTCCGTATATCAGTCCGAATATTATCGCTAGCACTATGCCTATCAGGAACACCATACTGCTTAGTTTTGCCCTCCCTTTATCTGCCATTTTTATCCCCTTTAGTAATTTCTCTTTCCTTTATAAGGATATCGATTTTTTCAAGATTTGCTTTTTCTTAAGAGGAGAGAATTTCCAACAACAGCTATATCAGACGCAACCATCGCCATTGCAGAAAATTCTGGGCGAATAATGAAACCCAGCCATGGATAAAGTAATCCAAAAGCTACTGGAATTGCGAACACATTGTAAAGGAATGCCATAAATAAATTCTGCTTTATTTTTGAAAAAGTGGCTTTTGATATATTTAATGCCTCCACAACATCCATTGGATTATCTCTAACGATTATTATGCCGCCCGCCTCCTTTGAGATATCGCTCCCGCCGCCCATTGCTATGCCAACATCCGCCCTGCTCAACATTGGTGCATCGTTTATTCCATCTCCAACAGCTGCAACAATTTTCCCTTTTTTCTGCAGGTTTATTATTTCCTTATCCTTTTCATGAGGTAAAACTCCTGCTATAATTTTTTCTATGCCCAACTTTTTACCTATTGCTTCAGCCGTTTTTCTATTATCTCCGGTAATCATAAAAATTTCATATCCCTCAAGCTTTTTAATTGCCTCAATTGCCTCCTCTTTTATTTCATCTTCAAGCGCAATTGCTCCTTTGACGCCATTAAAATAAACAAAAACAACTGTTTTTCCCTCTTTTTCAAATTCCTCTCCAATTCTGCTATTTATTAATTCCCTGTTTCCAAGCATTGCTTTTTTTCCATTTATTTTTCCAATAATCCCTTTTCCAGGTATTTCCTTAAACTCATCAACTTCAAGAATTTCCATCCCTCTTTTCCTTGCTTCATTGAAAATTGCTAAAGCAACTGGATGATTTGATTTTGCTGCTAAACTAGCTGCGATTTGCAACACATCTCCGATTACATCGGTTACTCTTGCCTTCCCTTTTGTAAGTGTTCCTGTTTTATCAAAAACAAAAGTATCAACTTCAACAAATCTCTCAATATATTCTCCCCCTTTTACAAGAATGCCCTTCTCAGTTGCTTTGCTTATTCCAACCAGTATTGCCGTTGGTGTCGCGATGCCGAGGGCGCAGGGACAAGCTATTACAAGAACGGATATGGAGGTGGTGAGGGCAAATGAAAACGGCATGTTTTTTATAAAATACCAGAAAATAAATGA contains these protein-coding regions:
- the cadA gene encoding cadmium-translocating P-type ATPase, giving the protein MKISLKIKGMHCEGCAKAIEKYLKNKEGIISAKVNFSLNKAIIEYDNRLNEDKLKEFIKEAGYEVEEERKKSLNRIIFSLILTIPILIISLFFYRKELNIILFLLATPMQIFIGYPFYRGAYFSLRQKTADLNTLVSISTTSAYLYSVISTFFYDGMVFYEASSVILTTVTIGLTLEDRAKEKVGDTIKKLMELKPKKARVFRNGKEEEISADEIEKDDIVVVRSGEKIPVDGIIIEGFATIDESSITGESIPVDKKEGDEVFGGTINVNGFMKFKAKRVGKETFLSQIINLVEEAQTSKAKIQRLADKVTNYFVPSVILISLISFIFWYFIKNMPFSFALTTSISVLVIACPCALGIATPTAILVGISKATEKGILVKGGEYIERFVEVDTFVFDKTGTLTKGKARVTDVIGDVLQIAASLAAKSNHPVALAIFNEARKRGMEILEVDEFKEIPGKGIIGKINGKKAMLGNRELINSRIGEEFEKEGKTVVFVYFNGVKGAIALEDEIKEEAIEAIKKLEGYEIFMITGDNRKTAEAIGKKLGIEKIIAGVLPHEKDKEIINLQKKGKIVAAVGDGINDAPMLSRADVGIAMGGGSDISKEAGGIIIVRDNPMDVVEALNISKATFSKIKQNLFMAFLYNVFAIPVAFGLLYPWLGFIIRPEFSAMAMVASDIAVVGNSLLLRKSKS